From Rudanella lutea DSM 19387, a single genomic window includes:
- a CDS encoding GMC oxidoreductase yields the protein MANFLIDAAKQMTYDAIVIGSGISGGWAAKELCEKGLKTLVLERGRDVKHVTDYPTANLNPWEFPHRGQVPLAVREQYGDIRSFMREETLHWAIKPDEQPFVQEQPFTWTRGYHVGGKSLLWARQTQRWSEFDFDGPARDGFAVDWPIRYRDLAPWYSHVEKFAGISGNKDGLPHLPDGEFLPPIELNCVESHLKQTIARHFTDRQLVQGRCAHITQPQPVHTAQGRAQCQHRALCVRGCPFGGYFSSNASTLPWAERTGNMTLRPHSVVHSIIYDDRKGRATGVRVVDANSLQMMEFYARIIFVNGSALNSNLILLNSTSNRFPNGLGNDSGLLGKYIAWHNYRGKISAEYDGFPDQTTDGRNPSNGYIPRFRNLYRQETTGLASQFLRGYATGVGGGRGLQTNREGVGLALKENLLHPKLGPWHISGWMQGETIPLEKNHVRLDPIWKDKYGIPLLVTSAGWSENDDRMVNDFLEQMTEMFTLAGFKNIKAVDTHSNPGSDIHEMGGVRMGKDPKTSLLNQWNALHHCKNVFVTDGACMTSTSTQNPSLTYMALTARAANFAVAEMKKKNL from the coding sequence ATGGCAAACTTTCTGATTGATGCGGCCAAACAAATGACCTACGACGCCATCGTGATTGGCTCTGGGATCAGTGGGGGATGGGCCGCCAAAGAACTGTGCGAAAAAGGGCTTAAGACGCTCGTGCTGGAGCGCGGCCGCGATGTGAAGCACGTGACCGATTACCCCACCGCCAACCTAAACCCGTGGGAGTTTCCGCATCGGGGGCAGGTGCCGCTGGCCGTGCGGGAGCAGTACGGCGACATCCGCTCGTTCATGCGCGAAGAAACCCTGCATTGGGCTATCAAACCCGATGAGCAGCCGTTTGTGCAGGAGCAGCCCTTTACCTGGACACGGGGTTACCACGTAGGCGGTAAGTCGTTGCTTTGGGCGCGGCAAACCCAGCGTTGGAGCGAATTTGATTTTGACGGCCCCGCCCGCGATGGGTTTGCGGTCGATTGGCCCATCCGCTACCGTGATTTGGCCCCCTGGTACAGCCATGTGGAGAAATTTGCGGGTATTTCGGGGAATAAAGATGGCTTGCCGCACCTGCCCGATGGGGAGTTTCTGCCACCTATCGAGCTCAATTGCGTGGAGTCGCACCTGAAACAGACGATTGCCCGGCACTTCACCGACCGGCAGTTGGTTCAGGGGCGGTGTGCGCATATCACCCAGCCGCAGCCGGTGCATACAGCGCAGGGCCGGGCGCAGTGCCAGCACCGGGCGTTGTGCGTGCGTGGGTGCCCCTTTGGTGGATATTTCAGCAGCAACGCCAGCACCTTGCCCTGGGCTGAGCGCACCGGCAACATGACCCTGCGGCCCCATTCGGTGGTGCATTCGATTATCTACGACGACCGGAAAGGCCGCGCTACCGGAGTACGGGTTGTCGATGCCAATAGCTTGCAGATGATGGAGTTTTACGCCCGTATCATTTTCGTGAATGGCTCGGCCCTGAACAGCAATCTGATTTTGCTCAACTCCACGTCAAACCGGTTTCCGAATGGACTCGGTAACGATAGCGGACTACTGGGTAAATACATTGCCTGGCACAATTATCGAGGCAAAATTTCGGCCGAGTACGACGGTTTTCCGGACCAGACAACCGACGGGCGCAATCCGAGTAACGGCTACATTCCGCGTTTTCGGAACCTGTACCGGCAGGAGACGACCGGGCTGGCGTCCCAGTTTTTGCGGGGCTACGCTACGGGTGTGGGGGGCGGCCGGGGGCTGCAAACCAACCGCGAGGGCGTGGGGCTGGCGCTGAAAGAAAACCTGCTGCACCCCAAACTGGGTCCGTGGCACATTAGCGGCTGGATGCAGGGCGAGACCATTCCGCTCGAAAAAAATCACGTACGGCTTGACCCCATCTGGAAAGACAAATACGGCATTCCCTTGCTGGTAACCTCGGCGGGCTGGTCGGAGAATGACGACCGAATGGTAAACGATTTTTTGGAGCAAATGACGGAGATGTTCACGCTGGCTGGCTTTAAGAATATAAAGGCCGTGGATACCCATTCAAACCCCGGTTCCGACATTCACGAGATGGGTGGTGTACGCATGGGTAAAGACCCCAAAACGTCGTTGCTCAATCAATGGAATGCCTTACACCATTGCAAAAATGTGTTTGTGACCGATGGGGCTTGCATGACCTCCACATCGACCCAAAACCCGTCGCTGACGTACATGGCCCTCACGGCGCGGGCGGCAAACTTTGCGGTGGCCGAAATGAAAAAGAAAAACCTTTAA
- the bshB1 gene encoding bacillithiol biosynthesis deacetylase BshB1 translates to MKVDVLCIAAHPDDTEMSAGGTILSLIAQGKTVAAVDLTRGELGTRGTPEIRLAEADAATKILGLVARENMGFRDGFFRNDEEHQMALIPAIRHYRPEIVITNTIDDRHPDHGRAAQLVVEACFYAGLRMIQTSRDGQPQEAWRPKYVYHFIQDRSLKPSFVVDISDYWDGKLASIKAYRSQFYDPNSQEPASYISSADFMDFLRARAEEYGHMIGAKYGEGFISQRMLGVTDLFGLV, encoded by the coding sequence ATGAAAGTTGACGTTCTGTGCATTGCAGCCCATCCCGACGATACCGAAATGAGCGCCGGAGGCACCATTCTTTCCCTTATTGCCCAGGGTAAAACCGTAGCGGCTGTTGACCTCACCCGGGGCGAACTCGGCACCCGGGGCACCCCCGAAATACGACTGGCGGAGGCCGACGCAGCCACCAAAATTCTGGGGCTGGTGGCCCGCGAAAATATGGGGTTCCGGGATGGTTTTTTCCGCAATGACGAAGAACACCAGATGGCGCTGATTCCGGCCATTCGGCATTATCGGCCCGAGATTGTGATTACCAACACCATCGACGACCGGCACCCCGATCATGGCCGGGCGGCTCAACTGGTTGTGGAAGCCTGTTTCTATGCCGGTTTGCGCATGATTCAAACCAGCCGCGATGGGCAACCGCAGGAAGCCTGGCGGCCCAAGTACGTGTACCATTTCATTCAGGACCGGTCGCTCAAGCCCTCGTTTGTGGTCGATATTTCGGACTATTGGGACGGTAAATTAGCCTCAATCAAAGCCTACCGGAGTCAGTTTTACGATCCCAACAGTCAGGAACCCGCAAGCTACATTTCGAGTGCCGATTTTATGGACTTCCTGCGGGCCCGGGCCGAAGAATACGGCCACATGATTGGAGCCAAGTACGGCGAAGGCTTCATCAGTCAGCGCATGCTCGGGGTTACCGATCTGTTTGGCTTAGTGTAG
- a CDS encoding gluconate 2-dehydrogenase subunit 3 family protein, with amino-acid sequence MLRRTALKNMTLAAGGLLLLPNWANAWTKASLPPGPILLSSAQQALLTELIDALIPASDTPGARALEVPSFVQTMIADCYEPPVQQQFVAGLAGFDEVARARFGKAFAACTPTERTDVLLAFEATTDTARKEFYTLLKQLTIQGYTTSEYVMTGYYKYTMIPGHYYGCVPVATR; translated from the coding sequence ATGCTCCGACGGACTGCCCTCAAAAACATGACCCTGGCTGCGGGTGGGTTGCTGCTGTTGCCCAACTGGGCCAATGCCTGGACAAAAGCATCGTTGCCGCCCGGCCCGATTCTGCTAAGTTCGGCACAACAGGCGTTGCTGACCGAGTTGATCGATGCCCTCATTCCGGCCTCCGACACGCCCGGCGCGCGGGCCCTTGAGGTGCCCTCCTTTGTACAGACCATGATAGCCGATTGCTACGAGCCCCCGGTACAGCAGCAATTTGTAGCGGGACTGGCGGGCTTTGATGAAGTGGCCCGCGCGCGTTTCGGAAAGGCGTTCGCGGCTTGCACACCAACCGAACGAACGGACGTGCTGCTGGCTTTCGAAGCCACCACTGATACCGCCCGCAAGGAGTTTTATACCCTGCTCAAACAGCTCACTATTCAGGGGTACACAACCTCAGAGTATGTGATGACCGGGTATTATAAATACACTATGATTCCGGGACACTATTACGGCTGTGTGCCCGTGGCAACCCGCTGA
- a CDS encoding endonuclease/exonuclease/phosphatase family protein encodes MLRLLRTRFLPLFTVFLLVAPVVGRVFGPSFFLFELFSHFSVQYTGLAGLLLAFWIGRGRPFMAFLAGAALLLNAYWCAPLFRYDPPRTGQTDLRVFHANVLYTRDDYQPIIDTIRRLQPDFFVLHEMTPTGVRAVAELQRDYPYQDSVWAKGPCYILVGSRTPFRTDSLARQQHRVIALTSTVRGRAVSLSTVHPRTPLLPGWFAHRNEQLQFVADQLANATNPAVLIGDFNISPLSPIYTHSFTNRSGVLGPLNACRDGFGWTPTWPRYLPFMFIPIDHAFVNGGFVTKRFRTLTIPGSDHRAICIDLSLSKKQK; translated from the coding sequence ATGTTGCGTTTGCTTCGTACCCGGTTTCTGCCGCTTTTCACGGTTTTTCTACTGGTTGCCCCGGTGGTGGGCCGTGTGTTTGGCCCTTCGTTCTTTCTGTTCGAACTGTTCAGCCACTTTTCAGTCCAATACACCGGGCTGGCCGGACTCCTGCTGGCGTTCTGGATTGGCCGGGGCCGCCCATTCATGGCGTTTCTGGCCGGGGCGGCTCTCCTGCTCAATGCGTACTGGTGTGCGCCCCTGTTCAGATACGACCCACCCCGCACCGGGCAAACGGATCTGCGGGTCTTCCACGCCAACGTCCTCTACACCCGCGACGACTACCAACCTATTATCGACACCATCCGGCGGTTACAGCCCGATTTTTTCGTGCTTCACGAGATGACACCCACCGGGGTGCGGGCCGTTGCCGAACTTCAACGCGACTACCCGTATCAGGACAGCGTGTGGGCCAAGGGGCCGTGTTATATACTCGTTGGGAGCCGAACCCCCTTCCGAACCGACTCATTGGCCCGCCAACAGCACCGGGTTATTGCCCTCACGAGCACTGTGCGCGGGCGGGCGGTCTCACTTAGTACGGTACATCCGCGTACTCCCCTCCTGCCCGGCTGGTTTGCCCACCGCAACGAGCAGCTGCAATTCGTGGCCGATCAGCTCGCCAACGCAACCAACCCGGCCGTACTCATCGGCGACTTCAATATCAGCCCCTTATCCCCGATATACACCCACTCTTTTACCAACCGATCGGGTGTTTTAGGCCCCTTGAACGCTTGCCGGGACGGCTTCGGCTGGACTCCCACCTGGCCGCGTTACCTCCCCTTTATGTTCATCCCGATTGACCATGCGTTTGTCAACGGCGGGTTCGTCACAAAGCGCTTCCGCACGTTGACAATACCCGGCTCCGACCATCGGGCCATTTGTATAGATTTAAGTCTATCGAAAAAACAGAAATAA
- a CDS encoding nitrilase-related carbon-nitrogen hydrolase produces the protein MYKTLALQTACQTVNACTSREQSEEQMLQSIERVERQIEASISRIGRDTMLVVAPEHFLSGPPLGETLVEWRDKAALEIDGRIYEALGAMVQRLQIYFSGNAYEQDPHFPDLYFQTSFIIGPNGNVLLRYRRLNALNIPTPHDVWAYYLEAYGYDSIFPVAKTNIGNLACIASDEILFPEVARCLAMRGAEIFLHSASEVGSPLLTPGRVAPLARAAENMAYVVSANTAGVSGGAFPASSADGGSKVVDYKGLVLAEAGFGESMSAHADIDLNALRAHRQRPGAANMLARQRFELYAESYTGHSFSPPNTLLAEPVDRTHFAKTQQAVIDKLKKEVF, from the coding sequence ATGTATAAAACGCTGGCTCTCCAAACCGCTTGCCAAACCGTAAATGCCTGTACCTCCCGCGAGCAAAGCGAGGAGCAAATGCTACAATCTATCGAACGGGTCGAACGGCAGATCGAAGCGTCCATTAGCCGAATCGGCCGCGATACCATGCTGGTTGTCGCGCCCGAACATTTTCTGTCGGGGCCACCCCTCGGCGAAACGCTGGTTGAGTGGCGCGACAAAGCGGCTTTGGAAATCGATGGGCGGATTTACGAAGCCCTGGGGGCCATGGTGCAGCGGCTACAAATCTACTTTTCGGGTAATGCTTACGAGCAGGACCCGCATTTTCCGGATCTGTACTTCCAAACCAGTTTTATCATCGGGCCAAACGGCAACGTTTTGCTGCGGTACCGACGGCTTAACGCGCTCAACATCCCCACCCCGCACGACGTGTGGGCGTACTATCTGGAAGCGTACGGCTACGATTCTATTTTCCCGGTCGCCAAAACCAACATCGGTAATCTGGCCTGTATCGCGTCCGACGAAATTCTGTTTCCGGAGGTAGCCCGTTGTTTGGCTATGCGCGGGGCCGAAATTTTTCTGCATTCAGCCTCGGAGGTAGGTAGCCCGTTGCTCACGCCCGGGCGGGTGGCTCCGCTGGCTCGTGCCGCCGAGAATATGGCCTATGTGGTTTCGGCCAACACGGCCGGAGTAAGCGGAGGGGCCTTCCCCGCCAGTTCAGCCGATGGCGGTTCAAAAGTAGTCGATTACAAAGGGCTGGTACTGGCCGAGGCTGGCTTTGGTGAGAGCATGTCTGCCCATGCCGACATCGACCTCAACGCCTTGCGGGCACACCGCCAACGACCGGGTGCCGCTAATATGCTGGCTCGGCAGCGGTTTGAGTTGTACGCTGAAAGCTACACGGGCCATTCGTTTTCTCCGCCCAATACGCTGCTGGCCGAACCCGTCGACCGAACGCATTTTGCCAAGACGCAGCAGGCGGTTATTGACAAACTAAAGAAAGAAGTATTTTGA
- a CDS encoding sugar phosphate isomerase/epimerase family protein: MHFTITRRLFAAALLSLSLSAPGTGWAQSGKPVYTFPLGVQTYTYRNMMPKDVVGTLDLIKSLGITEIEGGVPKGMSTEEFLKLLKERGIKVTSTGAGYEQIVKDPEAVARQAKALGAKYVMVAWIPHQKSNFSLENAKQAVADFNRVGKVLKDNGITFCYHNHGYEFQPYEDGTLFDYMVKNTDPKYVSFEMDILWAQHGGADPVALLKKYGSRWKLMHLKDLKKGVKGDLSGGTPPENDVVLGDGQIDMPAVLETAKKVGIKHYYIEDESNHEDVQVPKSIAYLKNLRK; this comes from the coding sequence ATGCATTTCACAATCACGCGCCGGCTGTTTGCGGCCGCTCTTTTATCACTCAGTCTGTCGGCTCCCGGCACCGGATGGGCGCAGTCGGGCAAGCCGGTGTACACCTTCCCGCTGGGCGTGCAAACCTACACCTACCGCAACATGATGCCCAAAGATGTGGTGGGGACGCTCGATTTGATTAAGTCGCTCGGTATTACCGAGATCGAAGGGGGCGTTCCGAAGGGGATGAGCACCGAGGAGTTTCTGAAGTTGCTCAAAGAGCGGGGCATCAAAGTAACCTCGACCGGAGCGGGTTACGAGCAAATTGTAAAAGACCCTGAAGCGGTGGCCCGTCAGGCGAAGGCGCTGGGCGCGAAATACGTAATGGTGGCCTGGATACCGCATCAGAAAAGCAATTTCTCCCTCGAAAACGCCAAGCAGGCTGTTGCTGATTTTAACCGGGTGGGCAAGGTGTTGAAAGACAATGGTATTACATTTTGCTATCACAATCATGGTTATGAGTTTCAGCCCTACGAAGATGGTACCTTGTTCGACTACATGGTGAAAAACACCGACCCCAAGTATGTGTCGTTCGAGATGGATATTTTGTGGGCGCAACACGGGGGTGCCGACCCGGTGGCTCTGCTCAAAAAGTACGGTAGCCGCTGGAAACTGATGCACCTGAAAGACCTCAAAAAAGGGGTGAAGGGCGATTTGAGCGGGGGCACCCCACCCGAAAACGATGTGGTGCTGGGCGATGGACAGATCGATATGCCGGCAGTACTCGAAACGGCCAAAAAAGTAGGTATCAAGCACTACTACATCGAAGACGAGAGTAACCACGAAGATGTGCAGGTGCCCAAGAGCATTGCCTACCTTAAAAACTTGCGGAAGTAA
- a CDS encoding spore photoproduct lyase family protein, which translates to MPYFNPSLVLYTADSLNERGEAIIHQFPQAELMQVAQHNRLPELGMSHFKVKSDVLVLGKLKSQEIKWSGRSSDYIAPSLANGCFGGCTYCYVDRHKKVNPITMFTNVEEILTSVDAHVQALPWPKPANQTDPTYWTYDIGCNSDISVDYSLSDGVQQALAFYRDHPRAKATFATKFVNPDMLQFDPKRKIRIRFSLMPAHVSKLVDVRTDSIEKRIAAINDFYEAGYEVHVNFSPVIVYGGKTWRDDYRELFRQLDAALRPEVKAQMQAEVIFLTHNQWQHQANLAINPKAEELLWVPELQESKVSQYGGWNIRYAHQLKAKMVAVFERLMHEEIPWCGIRYIF; encoded by the coding sequence ATGCCTTATTTTAATCCTTCGCTGGTGCTTTATACGGCCGATTCGCTCAATGAGCGGGGCGAGGCTATCATACACCAATTCCCGCAGGCCGAGCTCATGCAGGTGGCCCAGCACAACCGACTGCCCGAGTTAGGAATGAGCCATTTCAAGGTCAAGTCCGATGTACTGGTATTGGGTAAGCTGAAGAGTCAGGAGATTAAATGGAGCGGCCGCAGCTCGGATTACATTGCACCGAGCCTGGCTAATGGCTGCTTTGGAGGGTGTACGTACTGTTACGTCGACCGGCACAAGAAGGTGAACCCCATCACCATGTTTACCAACGTAGAGGAAATTCTGACCTCAGTCGATGCGCATGTACAGGCTTTGCCCTGGCCGAAGCCCGCCAACCAAACCGACCCGACGTACTGGACGTACGATATTGGCTGCAACTCCGATATTTCGGTGGACTATAGCCTGTCCGATGGGGTGCAGCAGGCACTGGCCTTTTACCGCGATCATCCCCGCGCCAAAGCGACCTTTGCCACCAAGTTTGTTAACCCGGATATGCTTCAGTTCGACCCGAAGCGTAAGATTCGAATTCGGTTCAGCCTGATGCCCGCCCACGTGAGCAAACTGGTTGACGTACGCACCGATAGCATCGAAAAACGAATTGCGGCCATCAACGATTTTTACGAGGCCGGGTACGAGGTACACGTCAATTTTTCGCCGGTGATTGTGTACGGCGGAAAAACCTGGCGCGATGATTACCGCGAGTTATTTCGGCAACTCGATGCAGCTTTGCGGCCCGAGGTGAAAGCACAAATGCAGGCCGAGGTCATTTTTCTGACCCACAACCAATGGCAGCATCAGGCCAATCTGGCAATCAATCCGAAGGCCGAAGAGTTACTTTGGGTGCCCGAGTTGCAGGAGAGCAAAGTGAGTCAGTACGGGGGCTGGAACATTCGGTATGCCCATCAGCTGAAAGCGAAGATGGTGGCCGTGTTTGAGCGACTCATGCACGAAGAAATTCCCTGGTGCGGGATTCGGTACATATTCTAA
- a CDS encoding xanthine dehydrogenase family protein molybdopterin-binding subunit, translating to MKTTSTSRRDFLKVAATVSGGLWLGFNWQTADANALPLTALDAAGLADAPHNFNSFISIGTDGLITIFSPNPEVGQGIKTAFPMVVADELDADWARVRVEQAPLDTKRFERQAAGGSQSLRHSWTRLRQAGATARQMLVETAAARWNVPASECTTDKGVVFHKASNRKVSYGELATDAAKRPVPTNVTLKTPKQFTIIGKNLPNVDNKEILTGKPLYGIDFYREGMLFAMVQRPPAFGMKLKTVDAAAAKAMPGVTDVVTLKNGVAVVGKNTWAVKKAREKLKVEWEKINPDAPLDSTEGFDRQFKELLDKPGTVRRKDGDPDAAFASAARIIKAEYQCPMLAHSPLEPMNFFAHVRPDGVELVGSTQTPERARNDVAKLLGVAPETVSVHMTRMGGGFGRRLQADFAVEAAEVSSLVKAPVKVIWTREDDMNGGSYRPACRYRFEAALDKDNNLIGYKLRGVGVNVANSTREDNFPAGAVPNLLIDSHDVKSPVTTWAWRAPITNFLAFAEQAFLDEVAAAAGKDPIQFRLDLFAKAKSAPTGAVKYEVDRMEAVTRLVAEKSNWGKNPAVKQGFSVYFSHNSYVAQVAEVVQKNGKPVLQKIHAAADCGVVVSRSGALQQMKGGVVDGLGHALYGKLTLKDGAAEQRNFDAFRLIRMNEVPDVEVYFVENEKDPTGLGEPALPPTGAAVANAMFKATGTRLYNQPFAEQPGSPWKQNM from the coding sequence ATGAAAACGACTTCAACATCCCGCCGTGATTTTCTTAAAGTCGCGGCTACGGTAAGCGGTGGCTTGTGGCTTGGTTTCAACTGGCAAACCGCCGACGCCAATGCGTTGCCGCTCACCGCTCTTGATGCCGCCGGCCTGGCCGACGCCCCCCATAACTTCAACAGCTTTATTTCGATTGGCACCGATGGCCTCATCACCATCTTCTCGCCCAACCCCGAAGTAGGCCAGGGCATCAAAACCGCCTTCCCGATGGTGGTTGCCGACGAACTGGATGCCGACTGGGCCCGCGTTCGGGTTGAGCAGGCTCCGCTGGACACCAAACGCTTCGAACGGCAGGCAGCCGGGGGGTCGCAGTCGCTGCGTCACTCCTGGACCCGGCTCCGGCAGGCGGGTGCTACCGCCCGCCAAATGCTGGTCGAGACAGCGGCCGCCCGCTGGAATGTACCGGCTTCAGAATGCACCACCGACAAAGGTGTGGTGTTCCACAAAGCCTCTAACCGGAAAGTGAGCTACGGCGAACTGGCGACCGATGCCGCCAAACGGCCTGTGCCGACCAACGTGACGCTCAAAACCCCGAAGCAGTTTACGATTATCGGCAAGAATTTGCCGAACGTCGACAACAAGGAGATTCTGACCGGTAAGCCCCTCTACGGCATTGATTTCTACCGGGAGGGTATGCTGTTTGCGATGGTGCAGCGTCCGCCGGCGTTTGGGATGAAACTAAAGACAGTAGATGCCGCTGCGGCCAAAGCCATGCCGGGTGTTACCGATGTGGTTACGCTCAAAAACGGCGTGGCAGTTGTCGGCAAGAATACCTGGGCGGTAAAAAAAGCCCGCGAAAAGCTGAAAGTCGAGTGGGAGAAAATCAACCCCGATGCCCCCCTCGATAGCACCGAAGGCTTTGACCGGCAGTTCAAAGAATTGCTCGACAAGCCGGGCACCGTGCGCCGGAAAGATGGCGACCCCGATGCCGCCTTTGCCTCGGCCGCCCGCATCATCAAAGCCGAATACCAGTGTCCTATGCTGGCCCACAGCCCGCTGGAGCCGATGAACTTCTTTGCCCATGTGCGGCCCGACGGCGTAGAACTGGTGGGCTCAACCCAAACACCCGAACGCGCCCGCAACGACGTGGCCAAGCTGCTGGGCGTGGCCCCCGAAACAGTAAGCGTCCATATGACCCGCATGGGTGGCGGTTTTGGCCGACGGTTGCAGGCTGACTTTGCGGTCGAAGCGGCCGAGGTATCGAGCCTGGTGAAAGCGCCGGTGAAGGTGATCTGGACCCGCGAAGACGACATGAACGGGGGTAGTTACCGCCCGGCCTGCCGCTACCGGTTTGAGGCCGCCCTGGACAAAGACAATAACCTCATTGGCTACAAGCTGCGGGGCGTGGGTGTCAACGTGGCCAACTCGACCCGCGAAGACAACTTCCCGGCTGGTGCTGTACCCAACCTGCTCATTGACTCGCACGACGTGAAGTCGCCCGTGACTACCTGGGCCTGGCGGGCTCCGATCACCAACTTCCTGGCGTTTGCCGAGCAGGCGTTTCTGGACGAGGTGGCCGCTGCTGCCGGTAAAGACCCGATTCAGTTCCGGCTCGATTTGTTTGCAAAGGCAAAATCAGCACCAACCGGGGCCGTCAAGTACGAAGTCGACCGGATGGAAGCCGTAACACGACTCGTAGCTGAGAAAAGCAACTGGGGTAAAAACCCGGCCGTGAAGCAGGGCTTCAGCGTTTATTTCTCGCACAACTCGTACGTAGCACAGGTGGCCGAGGTGGTGCAGAAAAACGGTAAGCCGGTCCTCCAGAAAATTCACGCTGCGGCCGACTGTGGCGTGGTGGTAAGCCGGAGCGGTGCCCTTCAACAGATGAAAGGCGGGGTAGTCGACGGGCTGGGCCATGCCCTCTACGGCAAGCTGACGCTTAAGGATGGTGCCGCCGAGCAACGGAACTTCGATGCATTCAGGCTTATTCGGATGAATGAGGTGCCCGACGTAGAAGTTTACTTCGTTGAGAACGAAAAAGACCCCACCGGATTAGGTGAGCCTGCCTTACCTCCAACCGGCGCGGCCGTCGCCAACGCCATGTTCAAAGCGACCGGCACCCGGCTCTACAATCAGCCGTTTGCCGAGCAGCCGGGTAGCCCCTGGAAACAAAATATGTAG
- a CDS encoding (2Fe-2S)-binding protein: protein MAKYTLLINGQRYQTEADPDTPLLWVLRDNLGLTGTKFGCGIAQCGACTVHFNGEPTRACVLPVSAVGTNKITTIEGLSATGDHPVQKAWAAVDVPQCGYCQAGQIMTAAAFLKRNPKPTTEQIEEAMSGNLCRCGTYHRIREAIQLAAK from the coding sequence ATGGCAAAATACACTCTTCTTATCAACGGACAACGTTACCAGACCGAGGCCGATCCTGACACCCCGCTGCTGTGGGTGCTGCGCGATAACCTCGGCCTCACCGGCACCAAGTTTGGCTGCGGCATTGCCCAATGTGGCGCCTGCACTGTGCACTTCAACGGCGAGCCAACCCGTGCCTGCGTACTGCCGGTTTCGGCCGTTGGTACCAACAAAATTACCACCATTGAGGGGCTCTCGGCCACGGGCGATCACCCGGTACAAAAAGCCTGGGCCGCTGTCGACGTACCACAGTGCGGCTACTGTCAGGCCGGGCAAATCATGACGGCGGCCGCTTTCCTGAAGCGGAATCCCAAGCCGACCACCGAGCAAATTGAAGAGGCCATGTCGGGCAACCTTTGCCGCTGTGGTACGTATCATCGAATCCGGGAAGCCATTCAGCTTGCAGCTAAATAA
- a CDS encoding phosphatase PAP2 family protein gives MVPLDSVYQLQTGREIRLMALGLAANGAAFVIGRGQSGLTEAQIARLDPQTINAFDRGATRNWSPKAARLSDLTLLGTVGVVGLTGLPTLRQKKWFTVPLLYAQTMLLTLGAVDIVKEVSLRNRPFVYHTAAPLSEKMDVDARRAFFSGHAATSFASAVFASTVFGHYFPVSKLKPVVWVGSLGLATTTALLRYEAGKHFPTDLVVGAAVGSAVGWLVPRLHRPRARNKAYSACVTPWTNGLANGIYVQVALP, from the coding sequence ATGGTTCCCCTCGACTCGGTTTATCAACTACAGACCGGTCGCGAAATTCGGCTGATGGCGCTTGGGTTAGCGGCCAACGGAGCCGCTTTTGTGATTGGCCGGGGGCAGTCGGGCCTGACCGAAGCACAAATTGCGCGGCTCGATCCGCAGACGATCAACGCATTTGACCGGGGTGCAACCCGTAACTGGTCGCCCAAAGCGGCCCGCCTGAGCGATTTGACCTTGCTTGGAACGGTAGGCGTAGTGGGCCTGACGGGTTTACCTACCCTGCGCCAGAAAAAGTGGTTTACTGTGCCGCTCTTGTACGCCCAAACCATGTTGCTTACGCTCGGAGCCGTCGACATAGTGAAAGAGGTGTCGCTGCGCAACCGGCCGTTTGTGTACCACACTGCGGCCCCCCTGAGCGAAAAAATGGACGTAGATGCCCGGCGGGCCTTTTTTTCGGGCCATGCGGCAACCTCATTTGCCTCGGCTGTGTTTGCGTCCACGGTGTTTGGGCATTATTTCCCGGTCTCAAAACTGAAGCCGGTGGTGTGGGTCGGCTCGCTTGGGCTGGCTACCACAACGGCCCTGCTCCGCTACGAAGCTGGTAAGCATTTTCCGACCGACCTGGTGGTGGGAGCGGCTGTTGGCTCGGCGGTGGGTTGGCTCGTACCCCGGTTGCATCGGCCCCGTGCCCGTAACAAGGCGTACTCAGCATGCGTGACGCCGTGGACCAACGGCCTGGCCAATGGAATTTATGTACAGGTTGCCCTGCCCTGA